The following are encoded in a window of Labrus bergylta chromosome 16, fLabBer1.1, whole genome shotgun sequence genomic DNA:
- the si:ch211-214j24.15 gene encoding uncharacterized protein si:ch211-214j24.15: MATSNVSTWDGWSTSQLKIILLGGRNSSKRCVGNLILGHEEFVTKERTSCSRRLGVVEGRWLTVVDTPGWWCDFSARDTPELVKREIISSVSLCSPGPHVFLIVIKASSAFSERRRRAVEEHVGLLGESVWSHCMVVFTCADRSEHTEASQLVRAGGDALCWLSDKCRSRCHSVVLSDDAETTKLLEKIQEAVTENGNRAFEMREKVFLAAAEEKRRVEEMAEERFMRVKKQRALMRERLQPVTDIRIVLIGAKGSGKTSTINTILNRESAMSQRRTAQCVARTGVVFGRQLTVVDTPGWWMNYFSDETPVFDQREMVLSLSLCPPGPHVFLLVIRVDRAFTETYRRAAEEHLQLIDRRIWSRVMVLFSFGDWLGDTTTEQCIESEGKPLQWLVERCGDRYHVLNNKTKGDGYQIRELIGKIEEMLAGCDASQHCEIERRVMEQLEGRRRREEERAKERLKRKEKQRQMGRAKLEKLTPLLELRLVLLGGRQTGKSSCGNTILSRECFQTENQTTSCSEQQAKISRKMVSVLDTPGCFSGAADLLVPSCAVLLVVNVSSSFRESHREALEKQLEGGGDQMWSRALVLFSHGDWLGDTCVEQRIESEGEPLQRLVEKCGNRYHVLDNRCWRDGAQVQELIELIEEMLSGERLAALHRGDNHMWKTVSSVGQQQQPKTMNLCKNDFTNCRHQLTNGLTPTACMTQTSSNSSDNGGRILALAHGRSGGRAGLNTLDRETFRSCLAFVLSGEKGLRWTLNLPVWFPSGELHLRLNIEKQVLLFSSRRPTMLPLLPEMQHKVPAEENVLSAYSLFHPSLREQTLRRLAESGSLQALIDQWDQRSSLEELEAFIDDYFEMVWEKTMGSFQPPEPDQDAAAEETEGGQEDVLSSIDKKLSKLELLEEIRVDMAELRRSLELSWKAIQDLRGKIKEDDNKSVDTGESNME, from the exons ATGGCAACCAGCAATGTGTCGACAT GGGACGGCTGGAGCACATCACAGTTAAAGATCATCCTCCTTGGTGGGAGAAACTCTAGTAAAAGGTGTGTGGGGAACCTGATCCTGGGCCATGAGGAGTTTGTCACCAAAGAGAGGACCTCGTGCTCCCGCAGGCTTGGTGTGGTGGAGGGGAGGTGGCTCACTGTGGTGGACACCCCCGGCTGGTGGTGCGACTTCAGTGCTCGGGACACACCCGAGCTGGTGAAGAGGGAGATTATCAGCAGCGTGTCTCTGTGCTCACCAGGCCCACATGTATTTCTGATTGTCATCAAGGCGAGCTCAGCCTTCTCGGAGAGGCGTCGCAGGGCTGTGGAGGAGCACGTGGGCCTGCTGGGTGAGAGCGTGTGGAGTCACTGCATGGTGGTGTTTACCTGCGCTGACAGGTCTGAACACACAGAAGCGTCACAGCTCGTGCGGGCGGGGGGAGACGCCCTCTGCTGGCTCAGTGACAAGTGCAGGAGCAGGTGCCACAGTGTTGTCCTGAGTGATGATGCTGAAACCACCAAACTGCTGGAGAAGATACAGGAAGCTGTGACAGAAAATGGAAACAGGGCGTTTGAAATGCGGGAAAAAGTTTTCCTCGCGGCTGCAGAGGAGAAGAGGCGAGTGGAGGAGATGGCCGAGGAGAGGTTTATGAGAGTGAAGAAACAAAGAGCTCTCATGAGAG AGAGGCTACAGCCCGTTACTGATATTCGGATTGTTCTAATTGGAGCAAAGGGTTCTGGGAAAACTTCCACAATTAACACCATCCTGAATAGAGAGAGTGCAATGTCACAGAGGAGAACGGCCCAGTGCGTGGCCAGAACAGGGGTGGTGTTTGGGAGACAGCTGACTGTGGTGGACACACCAGGCTGGTGGATGAACTACTTCAGCGATGAGACCCCCGTGTTCGACCAGAGGGAGATGGTGCTCAGTTTGTCCCTCTGCCCCCCGGGGCCTCACGTCTTCCTGCTGGTGATCCGCGTGGACAGGGCCTTCACCGAGACCTACAGAAGAGCAGCCGAGGAGCACCTCCAGCTGATCGACCGACGCATTTGGAGCCGTGTCATGGTGCTGTTTAGTTTCGGGGACTGGCTCGGTGACACGACTACCGAGCAGTGCATCGAGAGTGAGGGGAAGCCTCTGCAGTGGCTGGTGGAGAGATGCGGCGACAGGTATCACGTTCTGAATAATAAAACCAAAGGGGACGGGTATCAAATCAGAGAGCTGATTGGGAAGATTGAGGAGATGTTGGCAGGATGCGATGCCTCCCAGCACTGTGAAATAGAGAGGAGAGTGATGGAGCAgctggaggggaggaggaggagagaggaggagagggccaAGGAGAGActgaagaggaaggagaaacaAAGGCAGATGGGGAGGGCTAAGCTGG AGAAGCTCACCCCTCTTTTGGAGCTGAGATTAGTGCTCCTCGGAGGCAGGCAAACAGGAAAAAGCTCCTGTGGCAACACTATCCTGAGCAGAGAGTGCTTCCAAACAGAGAACCAAACCACTTCCTGCTCTGAACAACAAGCAAAAATCAGCAGGAAGATGGTGTCAGTGCTCGACACACCCGGCTGCTTCTCTGGGGCCGCCGACCTCCTGGTGCCGTCCTGTGCCGTCCTCCTGGTCGTCAACGTGAGCTCCTCGTTTCGAGAGTCCCACAGGGAGGCCTTGGAGAAACAgctggagggaggaggagaccaGATGTGGAGCAGAGCATTGGTTCTGTTCAGCCATGGGGACTGGCTGGGCGACACATGCGTCGAGCAGCGCATCGAGAGCGAAGGAGAGCCGCTGCAGAGGCTGGTGGAGAAGTGTGGGAACAGATATCACGTTCTGGACAATAGATGTTGGAGGGATGGAGCGCAGGTTCAGGAACTCATTGAACTGATAGAGGAGATGCTCTCTGGTGAAAGGCTGGCTGCTCTTCACAGAGGCGACAATCACATGTGGAAAACTGTTTCTTCAGTTGGGCAACAGCAGCAGCCGAAGACCATGAACCTGTGTAAAAACGATTTTACAAACTGCAGACATCAGCTGACCAATGGAT TGACTCCAACAGCCTGTATGACTCAAACATCATCAAACAGCTCAGATAATGGTGGTCGCATATTGGCACTAGCTCACGGAAGATCAGGAGGAAGGGCAGGACTTAATACCCTGGATAGAGAAACTTTCAGGTCCTGTTTGGCCTTTGTACTCTCTGGTGAAAAGGGACTGAGGTGGACTTTAAATCTACCTGTTTGGTTCCCTTCGGGTGAGCTTCATTTGAGACTGAACATTGAAAAGCAAGTCCTTCTGTTTTCCTCAAGGCGACCGACAATGCTTCCTTTGTTACCTGAAATGCAGCACAAGGTGCCTGCAGAGGAAAATGTCTTGAGTGCGTATTCCCTCTTCCATCCTTCACTGAGGGAGCAGACTCTCAGGAGGCTCGCTGAGTCTGGCAGTCTGCAGGCGCTGATCGACCAGTGGGATCAGCGGAGCagcctggaggagctggaggccTTCATCGACGACTACTTCGAGATGGTGTGGGAGAAAACCATGGGGTCGTTTCAGCCACCTGAGCCTGATCAGGATGCTGCCGCAGAGGAGACAGAAGGTGGGCAGGAGGACGTTCTCTCATCCATCGACAAGAAGCTCTCAAAGCTGGAGCTACTCGAGGAGATCAGGGTGGATATGGCCGAGCTGAGGAGGAGTCTGGAGCTCAGCTGGAAGGCCATACAGGACCTCAGGGGAAAAATCAAAGAAGATGATAATAAAAGTGTTGATACAGGGGAATCAAACATGGAGTGA
- the LOC109983106 gene encoding migration and invasion enhancer 1-like, whose translation MGVTIRVEYCGAUGYEPRYRELARGIKDEFPEAVVSGFVGRSGNFEIEVNGQLIFSKLELGGFPHEDDIRNALEDACAGKPVQKITKSKAPCTIM comes from the exons ATGGGGGTCACAATACGAGTTGAATACTG TGGAGCATGAGGATACGAACCCCGCTATAGGGAACTCGCCAGGGGTATCAAGGATGAGTTTCCTGAGGCGGTGGTGTCGGGCTTTGTGGGAAGATCAGGCAA CTTTGAGATTGAAGTCAACGGGCAGCTGATCTTCTCCAAGTTGGAGTTGGGTGGCTTCCCTCACGAGGATGAT ATAAGAAATGCGTTGGAGGATGCCTGCGCTGGGAAACCCGTGCAAAAGATCACCAAAAGCAAGGCGCCATGCACTATCATGTAA